The Deltaproteobacteria bacterium genomic interval TCCGCCTCGCGCAGAATCTTCACCATCTGCTCTTCCGTAAACCGACTCTTCTTCATGGGGGCTTCCTTTCCGTCGGAAGCCATTCTCTCTCAAGAATCAGTCGGTCCGAGAATCGGCCAGCAGGTCACCGCGCCTGCCTTCGGGCCCAATCGAACTGGAACCTGCGCTCGACGAACTCGCCAGAATCTCGAATGAGCGTTATGACAAATCCAGCACCGCCGGACCGTTTCGTCGCCTATAGGGCAATCCAGCTCTCGCGACATACGCCTTCGAGCGACCGGTCGCCGCATAGTACTTTTCGTACGTGTCCTTGTCGAGCGATGGCAGCGCCGTGCGGTTTGCCTCGACTGCGCGAGCGGTGCGTCGTCGAGGGCGGTCACGATCACCGAGCCGTACGGCGACTTTGCCTCGATCGTGACCTCGCCGAGGACGAACGGCGACCGCGCCGCGAGCGCACCGGCGACACCTCGCGAGCGCGGGGTGCTCACGGTGAGCACGCCGCGAGCCCAATCCAGCTCGATGTCGCCCGTGTTCGAGCGCACCCGGCTGCGCGTCCGGTCGATGAAGGGCTCGATCTCGGCGACGTCGAGCGCGTCGCGACGCGCGTCGAGCTCGACGAGCGAGGGGCCGACGAAGTAGGCGAGGGGATCGACGACGCCGCGTCGCGCGTCGCGCGTCGGCTCGCGGTCGCCAGCTGCGCGCCCATGCCCAGCATCCCCGTCGCGTTCGTGGCTCCCGTGCTCTCCGATCAAGACGACATCCGCATCATCCGCGTCGACGAGTGATCTCGGTGCTGAGCGAGGAGCCGAGCGAAACGTTCACCGAAGCGTCGCGCTTGAAGCGCGAGATGCGGGACTCGATGTCGGCGGCGATCTCCGTAGTGGTGCGGCCGGCCGCCGGGATGTCGCCGACGAGATCGATCGAGATCATGCCGTCTGGTCGCACCGTCGCCGCGCGCACGATCTGCGGGTCGGGCAGGATCGTGATGTCGAGACGGTCGGGCGGACCGACGCGGTACGGCAGCGTCTCGGGAGCCGGAGGCGGATTCACCGTGGGCGTCGACGCGCAGCCCGCGGCGAATGCGAGCGCGCAGCCAGCGAGCGCGAGAGCCTGTGAAAAGCGGAGCATCGAGAGCCTCCTGGGCGATACCGGGGCGAGCGTACCGGCTACTCGCCAATCAAGAACTGAAAACGCGTGTGGCCGATCTGAACCTCGTCCCCGGATTTCAGCACGCTGCTGCGCACTCGCTTGCCGTTCACTTTCGTGCCGTTGGTGGACTGCAGGTCCTCCACCGTGTATTCGCCACTGTCGGGGTCGAACTGGATGATCGCGTGCTCGCGGCTGATGCCTTCGTCGAGCAGCGTGATGTCGGTGGTGGGATTCCGCCCGATCAGCGTCTCGAGGGCGTCGATCTCGTAGGTCAAGCCCTCAAATCCGCCATTGCGGATCTCGAGGCGCGCGTGACCGCGCCGCTGCGTTCGCTCTGACACCCGGGCCCCCCGCTGCGAGACCCTCTTCGGCGTGAAGTTGCGCACGCTTGAGGGCTTGCGCCAGCGCCTACAGCTGGCGGTGGCGCAGCGCTGGAAGGCTCGCGCGGATGTGGTCCTGCTGCGCGAGGTCGCAGTCGACGACTACCGCGCAAGGGCGGTCCGGCGCGACCGCCAGCACGACGCCCCACGGATCGATCGCGAGGCTGCGCCCGTGGCTCGCGCGCGCAGGGGTGTGCTGGCCCCACTGCGCAGGCGCGAACACGAAGCACTGATTCTCGATCGCCCGCGCACGCAGCAGCACTTCCCAGTGATCGCGCCCGGTCTCCTTCGCGAACGCGCTCGGCACCGCGAGAAAGCGCGCCCCGGCATCCGCGTGGCGGCGATAGAGCTCGGGGAAGCGCAGGTCGTAACAAACCGACATGCCGAGCACGCCGAAGGGCGTGCGCGCCACGACCACCTCCTTGCCCGGCGCGATGCTCGCCGACTCGCGGAACTCGGCGCCGCCTTGCGCGCGCAGGTCTACGTCGAACAGGTGAATCTTCCGATACACCGCCGCGATGTCGCCGCTCGCGGAGATCAGCGTGCTCGTGTTGTGGACGCGACCATCGGAGGAGAGCTCTGGGAACGTGCCCCCGACGATCCAGAGGCCGTGCGCCCGCGCCAGCTCGCGCAGCGTTCCCACGATCTCGCCGTCGAGGCCCTGCGCGCACGGAATCGCGAGGCCTTCGCTGCGCATGAACGCGAAGTTCTCAGGGAGGAGCGCCAGCTCGGCGCCGCCGCGCGCGGCCTCCGCGACGAGCTCGCGCGTCGCCGCGAGATTGGCCGCGACGTCGTCGATGGAGCGCATCTGGATCAAGCCCGCACGCATGCGAGCATCATAAGCGCGAGCGGAGGAGTTCTACATGGCACGCGATCGCGACCTTCGCCTCGAGCTCGGCGCCGCGCTCGCGCCCCCGCTCGCGCACGAGCACGGGGTCACGCGCGAGGAGGTGCTCGCGGCGCTCCCCAAGCTCGCGGCCGTGCTTCCAGCGCTGCTCGGGCCTGCCGCGCCTTCCGGGTTTCTCGCGACGCTCGCCCGCAACGATCTCTTGCGCGAAACGGTCGCCACCGCGAAGCGGCTGCGCGCGGCGAAGTTCACGGACGTGGTGCACGTAGGCATCGGCGGCTCCGCGCTCGGTGCCGAGACGCTGCTGCGCGCGCTCGGACGCCCGTTCCACAACCTGTGGCCCGATCGCGCGCGCTCCGGTCCGCGCGTGCACTTCGTCGACAACGTCGACCCCGACTCGTTAGGGGCGCTCTGCGAGCTGCTCGCGCGCCGCAAGGCGCTGCTGCACGTCGTCTCGAAGTCCGGCGGCACCGTCGAAACTGCGGCGGGCTTCCAGATCCTGCGCAGCACACTCGCGAGCGCGAAGAACCTGCGTGAGCGCTGCGTCGTGACCACCGGGAAGGGCGCGCTGCGCGAGTACGCCGAGCGAGAAGGACTCGCGATCGTCGAGTTCCCCGAGAGCGTCGGCGGGCGCTTCTCGGCGTTCACCGCGAGTGGCCTGCTCACGCCCGCGGTTGCCGGCGTGGACGTAGCCGCCGTGGTGCGCGGCGCGCGTCACTTCGCCGCACGCGTCACCGCGTCGCCGCTCGATGCGAACCCCTCCGCGCTCGCCGCAGCCGTCACGACGCTGCTGGCCGAACAGCGCGGCAAACCCGTGCTCGCGGTGATGCCGTATGCGGACGCGCTCGAGCCGCTCTCGCGCTGGAGCGTGCAGCTGCTCGGTGAGAGCCTCGGCAAGAAGCAGCGCGCGGGCGGTCGCAACGTCGGTCCGACGCCGCTGCCCGCGCGGGGCTCGACCGACCAGCACTCCCAGGTGCAGCTTTTCGTGGAGGGTCCCGCGGACAAGCTCGTCGCGTTCGTGCGCGTCGGGAGGACGCAGCGGCGCGTGCCGGTTCCCGGCGGCGCGCCCGCCGCCTACCTGCGCGGCGTCGAGCTCGGGCGCTTGTTACGGGCGGAGGCCGACGGCACGCGCGTGGCGCTCGCCGAGGCAGGGCGCCCGAGCCTCACGTGGGAGCTGCCGCAGCTCAGCGCGCACACGCTCGGGCAGATGCTGCTCGCGTTGATGCTGCAGACCGCTTATCAGGGCGAGCTTTACGGCATCGACGCCTACGACCAGCCCGGCGTCGAGGCGGGGAAGGTCGCTGCCTTCGCGCTGATCGGGCGCGCGGGGTACGAACAGCGCCGCGCCGAGCTCGAGGCGAGACCGCTGCCGAGCTGGCGAGTCTGAGCGCAGGCAGCGTCAGTCGCGGAACTGAGAGGGGTCGAGCCCCGTGCGCCGCAGCACGTCGTAGAAATCCTTGCGGTCCTTGCGCGCGAGGCGCGCGGCGCGGCTGATGTTGCCGTCGCAGCGCCGTAACAACACCGAGACGTAGCGGCGCTCGAAGGCGCGCTTCGCCTCCTTGAACGACGGCGCCTTGTCGCGCGCGAGCAGCAGCGCCTCTGCGGTGATCGCGCCGTCGCCGTTCAGGCGCACGGCCTCGCGGATGCGCGCACGCAGCTCGAGCGCGTCGCCGCTCCACGCCTCCTCGAGCAGCGCATCGCGCGCGTCGGCGGTGAATCCCACCGCGCGGGCGCCGGCCTCGTCCGAGAAGGTGCGCAGATAGTGCGCCGCGAGCGCGAGCACGTCCTCGCGGCGCTCGGCGAGCGGCGTGAGGCGGATCTCGTGATGCGGGACCTGCATGAACGGCGACGTGGGGGCTCCGTCGCTGCCGAGCACCACCCGCGCGGCGAGCGCGCGATCCCCGCTCTCCCCCTCGCGCCGGAAGCGCCGCAGCGAGACGGCGTGCAACAGCATGTCGCGGACCGCAGGGCGCAGCGCTTCGACGCCATCGATGAAGATCGTGCCGCCCGCTGCGCGCTCGAGCGCGCCGACGTGGGTGCCCGGAATCGCGGGGTAGTGGCCCGCCGCGCAGCCGACCAGCGAGCGCTCTTGGAGCGCTTCGGGCATCGCGCTGCACACGAGCAGGGAGAACTCCGCGCGGGCGCGCGGGCCCCAAGCATGGATCGCGCGCGCTGCGCCATCGCGGTCGCTGCCCGGGGGCCCCGTCAGCCACACCGGCATGTCGGAGCGCGCGGCCGCGGTCGCCTGCGCGATCAAGCGCCGCGTCGCCTCGCTCGCGCCCACGATCGCATCCTCGCGGCGTTTCCCCGTCGCTGCGGAGGCCGTAGGCTGTGAGGCGAGCCGCGTCTCGCTCGCGCGCGTCGGGGTTCCGTCGGCCCGCTCCGATAACTCGCTCGCGCTCATTCAGGGACTCCTCGCGGGGGCATCGAAAAATGATTGATAATTCGCTGGGTTTGTCAATCTCCTGCGGATCGGAACAAGCTCAGGAGCAGCGCGGGCGATGACGACGAGGCCGCGAATCGAGCGGCTCCCGAGTGAGGTGATCGACCAGATCGCGGCAGGGGAGGTCGTCGAGCGGCCCGCCTCCGTGGTGAAGGAGTTGGTCGAGAACGCCGTCGACGCCGGCGCATCGCGACTGCGAATCGAGCTGCGCGGCGGCGGCCGCGATCTGATCGCGGTGACCGACGACGGCATCGGCATGACGCCCGACGAGGCGCGCCTCGCGCTCGAGCGCCACGCCACGAGCAAGCTGCGCGGTCTCGCGGATCTCGAGTCGATCGCGAGCTTCGGCTTTCGCGGTGAGGCGTTGCCGGCGATCGCTTCCGTCTCGCGCTTCCGGCTGCGCACGCGCGCGCGCGGCGCCGACGCCGGCGTCGAGATCGACATCGAGGGCGGCGTTCTCGTCGCCGAGCGCGTGGTCGGCACGAGCGAGGGCACGCGCATCGAGGTCGCCGACTTGTTCGCGAACGTGCCGGCGCGGCGAAAGTTCCTGAAGTCCGCAGCGACCGAGTGGGGGCACGTGAGCGACTGGCTCGGCCGCGCCGCGCTCGCGCTGCCGCAGGTGCACTTCGACGTCGTGCGCGACGACCACCCCTCGCTCAGCTGGCCCGCGGTCGCGGATCCCGTCGAGCGCATCGCCGCGGTGCTCGGCGAAGAGGATGCGGCGGCGCTCGTCGCCGCCGAGCACGACGCGGGCCCGCTCGCGCTGCGCGCGTTCGTGTCGCGCCCCGAGGCGCACCGCGCGACGACCGGCAACATCCACGTGTTCGTGAACGGCCGCCCCGTGCGCGACCGCTTGTTACGGCACGCGCTGCTCCAGGTGTATCGCGACGTGCTGCCGCG includes:
- a CDS encoding FHA domain-containing protein, whose protein sequence is MRNFTPKRVSQRGARVSERTQRRGHARLEIRNGGFEGLTYEIDALETLIGRNPTTDITLLDEGISREHAIIQFDPDSGEYTVEDLQSTNGTKVNGKRVRSSVLKSGDEVQIGHTRFQFLIGE
- a CDS encoding glucose-6-phosphate isomerase (catalyzes the formation of D-fructose 6-phosphate from D-glucose 6-phosphate) — encoded protein: MARDRDLRLELGAALAPPLAHEHGVTREEVLAALPKLAAVLPALLGPAAPSGFLATLARNDLLRETVATAKRLRAAKFTDVVHVGIGGSALGAETLLRALGRPFHNLWPDRARSGPRVHFVDNVDPDSLGALCELLARRKALLHVVSKSGGTVETAAGFQILRSTLASAKNLRERCVVTTGKGALREYAEREGLAIVEFPESVGGRFSAFTASGLLTPAVAGVDVAAVVRGARHFAARVTASPLDANPSALAAAVTTLLAEQRGKPVLAVMPYADALEPLSRWSVQLLGESLGKKQRAGGRNVGPTPLPARGSTDQHSQVQLFVEGPADKLVAFVRVGRTQRRVPVPGGAPAAYLRGVELGRLLRAEADGTRVALAEAGRPSLTWELPQLSAHTLGQMLLALMLQTAYQGELYGIDAYDQPGVEAGKVAAFALIGRAGYEQRRAELEARPLPSWRV
- a CDS encoding polysaccharide biosynthesis/export family protein, whose product is MLRFSQALALAGCALAFAAGCASTPTVNPPPAPETLPYRVGPPDRLDITILPDPQIVRAATVRPDGMISIDLVGDIPAAGRTTTEIAADIESRISRFKRDASVNVSLGSSLSTEITRRRG
- a CDS encoding sigma-54-dependent Fis family transcriptional regulator, with translation MSASELSERADGTPTRASETRLASQPTASAATGKRREDAIVGASEATRRLIAQATAAARSDMPVWLTGPPGSDRDGAARAIHAWGPRARAEFSLLVCSAMPEALQERSLVGCAAGHYPAIPGTHVGALERAAGGTIFIDGVEALRPAVRDMLLHAVSLRRFRREGESGDRALAARVVLGSDGAPTSPFMQVPHHEIRLTPLAERREDVLALAAHYLRTFSDEAGARAVGFTADARDALLEEAWSGDALELRARIREAVRLNGDGAITAEALLLARDKAPSFKEAKRAFERRYVSVLLRRCDGNISRAARLARKDRKDFYDVLRRTGLDPSQFRD
- a CDS encoding carbon-nitrogen hydrolase family protein gives rise to the protein MRAGLIQMRSIDDVAANLAATRELVAEAARGGAELALLPENFAFMRSEGLAIPCAQGLDGEIVGTLRELARAHGLWIVGGTFPELSSDGRVHNTSTLISASGDIAAVYRKIHLFDVDLRAQGGAEFRESASIAPGKEVVVARTPFGVLGMSVCYDLRFPELYRRHADAGARFLAVPSAFAKETGRDHWEVLLRARAIENQCFVFAPAQWGQHTPARASHGRSLAIDPWGVVLAVAPDRPCAVVVDCDLAQQDHIRASLPALRHRQL